In Coleofasciculus sp. FACHB-T130, the following proteins share a genomic window:
- the metH gene encoding methionine synthase, protein MTSPFLTRLHSPERPVIVFDGAMGTNLQTQNLTAADFGGPEYEGCNEYLVHTKPEAVEKVHRDFLAVGADVIETDTFGGASIVLAEYDLADQAYYLNKKAAELAKRVAAEFSTPEKPRFVAGSIGPTTKLPTLGHIDFDTLQASFEEQAEALYDGGVDLFLVETCQDVLQIKAALNAVEEVFQRKGERRPLMVSVTMEVMGTMLVGSEISAVVTILERYPIDILGLNCATGPDRMAEHIKYLCQHSPFVVSCVPNAGLPENIGGHAHYKLTPMELRMALMHFVEDWGVQIIGGCCGTRPEHIQQLAEIGKTLKPKERHFSYEPAAASIYSAQPYEQDNSFLIVGERLNASGSKKCRDLLNGEDWDGLVSLAKSQVREGAHILDVNVDYVGRDGVRDMHELVSRLVTNVTIPLMLDSTEWEKMEAGLKVSGGKCLLNSTNYEDGEERFFKVLELAKKYGAGVVIGTIDEEGMARTAEKKFAIAQRAYRAAVEHGIPAHEIFFDTLALPISTGIEEDRANGKATIESIRRIREELPGCHVILGVSNVSFGLNPAARVVLNSMFLHEAMAVGMDAAIVSASKILPLAKIEPEHQEVCRKLIYDERQFDGDICTYDPLGELTTLFEGKTTKRDRSGDENLPVEERLKRHIIDGERIGLEEQLTKALEKYAPLHIINTFLLDGMKVVGELFGSGQMQLPFVLQSAETMKAAVAYLEPFMEKKDAGNNAKGTVVIATVKGDVHDIGKNLVDIILSNNGYKVVNIGIKQPVDNIVDAFEQHKADCIAMSGLLVKSTAFMKENLEVFNQKGITVPVILGGAALTPKFVHEDCQNTYKGKVIYGKDAFSDLHFMDKLMPAKSSGNWDDLQGFLDEVEENGHAPILEEASRVPLENSTQEAQPVEVDTRRSEAVAIEIERPTPPFWGTKLLQPEDIPLEEVFEYLDMQALIAGQWQFRKPKEQSREEYNQFLEDKVYPILKEWKQRVVEDNLLHPQVVYGYFPCQAEGNSLHLYDPEFINRRGAEEEKREVVATFNFPRQKSMRRLCISDFFAPVESGQVDVFAMQAVTVGDIATEFAQKLFSNNQYSDYLYFHGLAVQTAEAVAEWLHARIRRELGLAASEPDNIRDILAQRYQGSRYSFGYPACPNIQDQYKLLELLGSDRINLHMDESEQLYPEQSTTAIIAYHPAAKYFSA, encoded by the coding sequence ATGACCAGCCCCTTCTTGACTCGCCTCCACAGTCCTGAACGTCCTGTCATCGTCTTCGATGGCGCAATGGGAACTAACCTCCAAACACAAAACCTCACCGCCGCCGACTTCGGAGGGCCAGAATACGAAGGTTGTAACGAGTATCTGGTACACACCAAACCAGAAGCGGTAGAGAAGGTGCATCGGGACTTTTTGGCAGTCGGTGCCGATGTGATTGAAACAGATACTTTTGGCGGTGCCTCGATTGTACTGGCAGAGTACGACCTGGCGGATCAAGCCTACTATTTAAATAAGAAGGCGGCGGAACTGGCGAAGCGCGTGGCGGCGGAATTTTCGACCCCAGAGAAACCCCGGTTTGTAGCGGGTTCGATAGGGCCAACGACCAAGCTGCCAACGCTGGGACATATTGACTTTGACACACTGCAAGCTTCCTTTGAAGAGCAAGCTGAGGCGCTTTACGACGGCGGCGTCGATTTATTTCTTGTCGAGACTTGTCAGGATGTGCTGCAAATCAAGGCAGCACTGAATGCGGTTGAGGAAGTCTTTCAGCGCAAGGGAGAACGACGCCCGTTGATGGTGTCGGTGACGATGGAAGTGATGGGTACAATGCTCGTCGGTTCTGAGATTAGCGCCGTAGTGACGATTTTGGAACGTTACCCGATTGATATTCTCGGACTGAACTGTGCCACGGGGCCAGATCGGATGGCTGAGCATATCAAGTATCTTTGCCAGCACTCCCCGTTTGTGGTTTCCTGCGTTCCTAACGCTGGCTTACCCGAAAACATTGGCGGTCATGCTCACTATAAGCTGACGCCGATGGAATTGCGGATGGCGCTGATGCACTTTGTAGAAGATTGGGGCGTGCAGATAATTGGCGGCTGTTGCGGCACGCGCCCTGAGCATATTCAACAATTAGCAGAAATTGGCAAAACTCTGAAGCCAAAAGAGCGCCACTTTAGTTATGAGCCTGCGGCAGCGTCAATTTACAGCGCCCAGCCTTACGAGCAGGATAATTCATTCCTGATTGTGGGCGAGCGGTTGAATGCGAGTGGTTCTAAGAAGTGCCGCGACTTGCTGAATGGAGAAGATTGGGATGGGTTAGTGTCTTTAGCAAAGTCGCAGGTGCGGGAAGGCGCGCACATCCTCGATGTCAACGTGGATTATGTCGGGCGCGATGGCGTTCGGGATATGCATGAATTGGTGTCACGGCTAGTAACAAATGTCACAATACCCTTGATGCTCGACTCCACAGAATGGGAAAAGATGGAGGCGGGTTTAAAGGTTTCCGGAGGCAAGTGCCTGCTGAATTCGACTAACTATGAAGATGGAGAGGAGCGCTTCTTCAAGGTGTTGGAGTTGGCGAAGAAGTACGGTGCAGGCGTTGTAATTGGGACGATTGATGAGGAGGGGATGGCACGGACGGCTGAGAAAAAGTTTGCGATCGCACAACGTGCCTATCGTGCTGCTGTCGAACATGGCATTCCCGCCCACGAAATATTTTTTGACACCCTTGCCCTGCCGATTTCTACGGGTATCGAAGAAGACCGAGCGAATGGAAAAGCGACCATTGAATCCATCCGCCGCATTCGAGAGGAACTTCCCGGTTGCCACGTTATCTTGGGGGTTTCTAACGTTTCCTTTGGTTTAAACCCAGCGGCGCGAGTCGTGTTGAATTCCATGTTTCTGCACGAAGCGATGGCGGTGGGGATGGATGCAGCAATTGTCAGCGCCAGTAAAATTCTGCCCCTAGCGAAAATTGAGCCAGAGCATCAAGAAGTCTGCCGCAAGTTAATCTACGATGAGCGGCAATTTGATGGGGACATCTGCACCTACGATCCGCTGGGAGAATTGACAACGCTATTTGAAGGGAAAACAACGAAACGCGATCGCTCTGGTGATGAAAATCTCCCTGTAGAAGAACGTCTAAAGCGTCACATTATCGACGGCGAACGCATCGGCCTAGAGGAACAACTCACCAAAGCTTTAGAGAAATATGCGCCTCTGCATATCATTAACACCTTCTTGCTAGATGGCATGAAAGTAGTAGGCGAGTTGTTTGGTTCCGGACAAATGCAGTTGCCTTTCGTATTGCAATCGGCGGAAACCATGAAAGCAGCAGTGGCATATTTAGAGCCATTCATGGAAAAGAAAGATGCTGGAAATAATGCCAAAGGAACTGTAGTAATTGCCACCGTGAAAGGAGATGTCCACGACATCGGTAAAAACTTGGTGGATATCATCTTGTCAAACAATGGTTACAAGGTGGTTAATATTGGCATCAAACAGCCTGTTGATAACATTGTTGATGCTTTTGAGCAGCACAAAGCTGATTGTATTGCAATGAGCGGCTTGCTGGTAAAATCAACCGCTTTTATGAAAGAAAACTTGGAGGTTTTCAACCAAAAAGGAATTACCGTCCCCGTAATTTTAGGCGGTGCAGCGCTAACTCCTAAATTTGTCCATGAAGATTGCCAAAACACTTACAAGGGTAAGGTGATTTACGGCAAAGATGCTTTTTCAGATCTGCATTTTATGGATAAATTAATGCCTGCAAAATCTTCTGGAAATTGGGATGATTTGCAGGGATTTTTGGATGAAGTTGAGGAAAATGGTCATGCGCCTATTTTAGAGGAGGCGTCTCGTGTGCCATTAGAAAATAGCACTCAAGAAGCTCAACCTGTAGAAGTAGATACGCGGCGTTCTGAGGCTGTGGCAATTGAAATTGAGCGTCCAACTCCGCCTTTCTGGGGGACGAAATTATTACAGCCTGAAGATATCCCGTTAGAGGAAGTGTTTGAGTACCTGGATATGCAGGCTTTGATTGCTGGACAGTGGCAATTCCGCAAGCCGAAGGAACAGTCTCGTGAGGAGTACAATCAGTTTTTAGAGGATAAGGTTTACCCAATTTTGAAGGAATGGAAACAACGGGTTGTAGAGGATAATTTGCTACATCCGCAAGTTGTTTACGGGTATTTTCCGTGTCAGGCTGAGGGAAATTCGCTACATTTGTACGATCCGGAGTTTATAAACCGCAGAGGCGCAGAGGAAGAGAAAAGAGAGGTTGTGGCAACGTTCAATTTTCCTCGTCAGAAGTCTATGCGCCGTTTGTGTATTTCTGATTTCTTTGCACCTGTGGAGTCGGGACAGGTTGATGTATTTGCGATGCAAGCGGTGACTGTGGGGGATATTGCGACGGAGTTCGCGCAGAAGTTGTTTTCAAATAATCAATACAGCGATTATTTGTATTTCCACGGCTTGGCGGTGCAAACAGCGGAGGCTGTGGCGGAGTGGCTTCATGCCAGAATCCGACGGGAGTTAGGCTTGGCTGCATCGGAACCGGATAATATTCGGGATATTCTGGCGCAGCGTTATCAGGGGAGTCGGTATAGTTTTGGATATCCGGCTTGTCCGAATATTCAGGATCAGTATAAGTTGTTGGAGTTACTGGGAAGCGATCGCATCAACCTTCACATGGATGAAAGCGAACAACTGTATCCCGAACAATCTACGACTGCGATTATCGCCTATCACCCCGCAGCTAAATACTTTAGCGCTTAA
- the nblR gene encoding response regulator transcription factor NblR, whose protein sequence is MSPVTFDRTPCVLLVETDEILVQRVSMDLREAGYTTVVAPDTTSGFHQACELQPALVVVDRVLTGDSGLKLCNQLRNAGSRVPVLLLMARDTVEDRVACLNSGADDYFLKPYRTDAFLQLVRLYLQPEAGASEQLRFGELVLDLSTRRAMRNGRVIDLTMKEFELLKYMMSHPREVLTREQILENVWGYDFMGESNVIEVYIRYLRLKIEEEGEKRLIQTVRGVGYVLREA, encoded by the coding sequence ATGTCTCCTGTTACTTTTGACCGCACTCCCTGTGTTTTACTTGTCGAAACCGACGAAATTCTTGTCCAACGTGTCAGCATGGATTTGCGAGAGGCTGGATATACAACTGTGGTTGCACCAGACACCACCAGTGGTTTTCATCAAGCTTGCGAACTTCAGCCAGCTTTAGTCGTCGTAGATCGAGTGCTAACAGGAGATTCTGGACTGAAATTGTGCAACCAACTGAGGAATGCCGGTTCTCGCGTGCCAGTGCTGCTGTTGATGGCTCGCGATACTGTAGAAGATCGAGTTGCTTGTCTAAATTCGGGTGCCGATGACTACTTCCTCAAACCCTATCGCACAGACGCTTTTTTGCAACTGGTGCGCCTCTACTTACAGCCGGAAGCGGGTGCTAGCGAACAGTTACGGTTTGGCGAACTGGTTTTAGACTTGTCTACTCGCAGAGCGATGCGGAATGGGCGAGTAATTGACCTGACAATGAAGGAATTTGAACTTCTAAAATATATGATGTCGCATCCCCGTGAGGTTTTAACCCGCGAACAGATTCTAGAAAATGTTTGGGGATACGACTTTATGGGAGAGTCGAATGTGATTGAGGTGTATATCCGTTATTTGCGTCTCAAAATCGAAGAAGAGGGCGAGAAGCGCCTGATTCAGACAGTGCGAGGTGTCGGATACGTTTTGCGGGAAGCTTAG
- a CDS encoding DUF192 domain-containing protein, which produces MNLDWREQRLGTSAKSDRNMKKQASLVVMMLAVLLMGCSASVPSTSSQGRGPAQPLQQASPVSAPTSAPTTPAQQAQSSPEASPAQNKMGQTLPISAKATMAGQVIQLEVARTPQQQQMGLMYRTSLADDRGMLFLFNPPQPINFWMKNTLIPLDMVFMLDGVVKEIVADVPPCKTSLCPTYGPNTPVNQVIELRGGRAAELGLKAGDRVTIQ; this is translated from the coding sequence ATGAATTTGGACTGGAGAGAGCAGCGCTTAGGCACATCTGCCAAAAGCGATCGCAATATGAAAAAGCAGGCAAGTTTAGTCGTCATGATGCTGGCAGTTTTGCTGATGGGATGTTCGGCATCGGTGCCATCAACCTCCTCTCAGGGTAGGGGACCCGCGCAACCATTGCAGCAGGCGTCGCCAGTATCAGCACCGACATCAGCACCGACGACCCCTGCACAACAAGCGCAGTCATCACCGGAAGCATCACCCGCACAGAATAAGATGGGTCAAACTTTGCCAATTTCAGCCAAGGCAACGATGGCAGGTCAGGTGATTCAGCTGGAAGTAGCGCGGACACCCCAACAACAGCAAATGGGGTTAATGTACAGAACATCTTTGGCGGACGATCGCGGGATGCTCTTTCTTTTCAATCCACCGCAACCGATCAATTTCTGGATGAAGAATACCCTCATCCCCCTGGATATGGTTTTTATGCTAGATGGAGTGGTGAAAGAGATCGTTGCCGATGTCCCTCCCTGTAAAACCAGTCTTTGCCCCACCTATGGTCCCAATACACCCGTTAACCAGGTGATTGAACTCCGGGGAGGACGCGCTGCGGAACTTGGTTTGAAGGCAGGCGATCGCGTGACCATTCAGTAA
- a CDS encoding DUF2949 domain-containing protein yields the protein MAPTNFSRFLRFLQEDLAISKASIAIALRRREQDPGPLPMILWQYGLVTLEQLDQIYDWLETA from the coding sequence ATGGCACCTACGAATTTTTCTCGATTTCTCCGTTTTCTTCAAGAAGATTTAGCAATATCTAAGGCATCGATTGCGATCGCTTTGCGGCGTCGGGAACAAGATCCCGGTCCATTGCCAATGATTCTATGGCAATACGGTTTAGTAACGTTGGAGCAGTTAGATCAAATCTATGACTGGTTGGAAACTGCATAA
- the thiC gene encoding phosphomethylpyrimidine synthase: protein MRTEWIAKRRGQSNVSQMHYARQGVITEEMQYVAQREKLPVELIRDEVARGRMIIPANINHTNLEPMAIGIASKCKVNANIGASPNSSNLDEEVDKLKLAVKYGADTVMDLSTGGGNLDQIRTAIINASPVPIGTVPVYQALESVHGTIENLTADDFLHIIEKHAQQGVDYQTIHAGILIEHLPLVRDRITGIVSRGGGILARWMLHHHKQNPLYTHFQDIIEIFKKYDVSFSLGDSLRPGCQHDASDAAQLAELKTLGQLTRKAWEHDVQVMVEGPGHVPMDQIEFNVKKQMEECSEAPFYVLGPLVTDIAPGYDHITSAIGAAMAGWYGTAMLCYVTPKEHLGLPDAEDVRNGLIAYKIAAHAADIARHRPGARDRDDELSKARYNFDWNRQFELSLDPERAKEYHDETLPADIYKTAEFCSMCGPKFCPMQTKVDADALTELEKFLAKEPVTQS, encoded by the coding sequence ATGCGGACTGAATGGATCGCTAAGCGGCGTGGACAGAGCAACGTCTCTCAAATGCACTACGCCCGTCAAGGTGTGATTACTGAAGAAATGCAGTATGTAGCACAGCGGGAAAAGCTCCCAGTTGAGCTGATTCGGGATGAAGTGGCGCGAGGACGAATGATTATCCCTGCCAACATCAACCACACCAACCTAGAACCGATGGCGATTGGTATCGCCTCGAAGTGTAAGGTGAACGCCAATATCGGCGCTTCTCCCAACTCTTCCAATCTGGATGAAGAAGTCGATAAGCTAAAGCTGGCAGTCAAGTACGGCGCTGATACCGTCATGGACTTGTCCACTGGCGGAGGTAATCTGGATCAGATTCGCACGGCAATTATCAACGCCTCGCCGGTTCCCATTGGCACCGTGCCAGTTTACCAAGCCTTAGAAAGCGTCCACGGAACGATTGAAAACCTCACCGCCGATGACTTTCTTCACATCATTGAGAAACACGCGCAGCAGGGGGTAGATTATCAAACTATCCACGCCGGGATATTAATTGAGCATTTGCCATTAGTGCGCGATCGCATCACCGGGATTGTTTCTCGCGGCGGCGGCATTCTCGCACGCTGGATGTTGCATCATCACAAGCAAAATCCGCTTTATACCCACTTCCAAGACATCATCGAAATTTTCAAAAAATACGATGTTTCCTTCAGTCTGGGAGATTCCCTACGTCCCGGTTGTCAGCATGACGCCTCAGATGCCGCTCAATTAGCCGAACTCAAAACTTTAGGACAATTGACCCGCAAAGCCTGGGAACATGACGTGCAGGTAATGGTGGAAGGGCCAGGACACGTCCCAATGGATCAAATCGAGTTTAATGTCAAAAAGCAGATGGAAGAGTGTTCAGAAGCGCCCTTCTACGTGCTGGGGCCGTTGGTCACAGACATTGCCCCCGGTTACGACCACATCACCTCCGCGATTGGCGCAGCAATGGCTGGTTGGTACGGTACGGCGATGCTTTGTTATGTGACACCCAAGGAACACTTGGGATTGCCGGATGCTGAAGACGTGCGGAATGGATTAATCGCCTACAAGATTGCAGCTCATGCTGCCGATATCGCGCGGCATCGTCCAGGGGCAAGGGACAGAGATGACGAACTCTCTAAAGCTCGTTACAACTTCGACTGGAACCGCCAGTTTGAATTGTCCCTCGACCCCGAACGCGCCAAAGAATATCACGACGAAACTCTGCCAGCAGATATTTACAAAACTGCTGAATTCTGCTCGATGTGCGGCCCCAAATTCTGCCCAATGCAGACAAAAGTGGATGCCGATGCTTTGACAGAACTAGAGAAGTTTTTGGCGAAAGAACCAGTAACCCAAAGCTAG
- the pyrE gene encoding orotate phosphoribosyltransferase: MTHEIQSQTDLTGSYATADLTTLRQQLLDLFCHVAYKEGDFVLSSGQRSSYYINGKPVTLHPQGALATGRILLSLLPMDTQAVAGLTLGADPIVTAVSVVSAYENRPLPALIIRKEAKGHGTQAYIEGPILPTGAKVVVLEDVVTTGQSAMKAVERLRDAGYSVDEVISLVDRQQGGAEFYQSVGLKFQAVFSIPEIQERSRQLR; the protein is encoded by the coding sequence ACTGCCGATCTCACAACGCTACGCCAGCAACTGCTAGATTTATTTTGCCATGTGGCTTATAAAGAGGGAGATTTTGTACTGTCTTCGGGGCAGCGCAGTTCTTACTACATTAATGGCAAGCCAGTCACACTGCATCCCCAAGGAGCTTTGGCAACGGGTCGGATTCTATTATCGTTGTTGCCGATGGATACCCAGGCAGTGGCTGGATTGACACTGGGAGCCGATCCGATTGTAACGGCGGTGAGTGTAGTTTCTGCTTATGAAAATCGACCGTTACCGGCGCTAATTATTCGCAAAGAAGCAAAGGGACACGGCACACAAGCTTATATAGAAGGCCCGATTCTCCCTACAGGTGCGAAAGTGGTCGTTTTGGAAGATGTTGTCACGACAGGGCAATCTGCCATGAAAGCCGTTGAGCGGCTGCGAGATGCCGGATACAGCGTTGATGAAGTGATTTCGCTAGTAGACAGGCAGCAGGGGGGAGCGGAGTTTTATCAGTCAGTTGGGCTAAAATTTCAGGCAGTATTCTCGATTCCAGAGATTCAGGAGCGATCGCGTCAACTCAGATAA